The Deinococcus koreensis genome window below encodes:
- a CDS encoding enoyl-CoA hydratase-related protein: MTATSVILAATHAGVRTLTLNRPEKLNAANDDLLLTLTGELRKAESDPEVRVVVITGAGRGFCAGQDLGDVSGRGMTFTEHLNHTYNPLIRTIRGLEKPVISAVNGIAAGAGASLALSGDIRLWAQGAALTQVFSNIALIPDSGSTWFLPRAVGYQRAFELMAFAEKVTAEDALRAGLCERVFPDDSFQADVQAYAERLAARPAHALKLTKQALQAALSSTLDEALDQEAALQQLAGDSWEHAEGVTAFKEKRAPAFRRQG, encoded by the coding sequence ATGACCGCCACGAGCGTAATTCTGGCCGCGACCCACGCGGGCGTGCGTACCCTGACCCTCAACCGCCCGGAGAAGCTGAACGCCGCGAACGACGACCTGCTACTCACCCTGACCGGGGAACTCAGGAAGGCCGAGTCCGATCCGGAGGTGCGGGTCGTGGTGATCACCGGCGCCGGGCGCGGCTTCTGTGCCGGGCAGGATCTGGGCGACGTGTCGGGGCGGGGCATGACCTTCACCGAGCACCTGAACCACACCTACAACCCCCTGATCCGCACCATCCGGGGCCTGGAGAAGCCCGTCATCAGCGCCGTGAACGGCATCGCGGCCGGGGCGGGGGCCAGTCTGGCGCTGTCCGGCGACATCCGCCTGTGGGCGCAGGGCGCCGCATTGACCCAGGTGTTCTCCAACATCGCCCTGATCCCCGACAGCGGCAGCACCTGGTTCCTGCCCCGCGCGGTGGGCTACCAGCGGGCCTTCGAACTCATGGCTTTCGCGGAGAAGGTCACCGCCGAGGACGCCCTGAGGGCGGGCCTGTGCGAGCGGGTCTTTCCCGACGACTCCTTCCAGGCCGACGTGCAGGCCTATGCCGAGCGGCTGGCGGCCCGCCCCGCCCATGCCCTGAAGCTGACCAAACAGGCCCTGCAGGCCGCCCTGAGTTCCACCCTCGACGAGGCGCTGGATCAGGAGGCCGCGCTGCAGCAGCTCGCCGGCGATTCCTGGGAACATGCCGAGGGCGTGACGGCCTTCAAGGAGAAGCGGGCGCCGGCGTTCCGTCGTCAGGGCTGA
- a CDS encoding RuvX/YqgF family protein: protein MTPPLPTILALDISKSRIGFAVNAGRLAFGRGSLDRRRLPLDLKALRQKVAETGATALLLGLPLRTDGAPSPAADRVRAFARILQEQGYTVLFQDERFTTRRARDLGAADLDEAAAVQILELYLLGLARVENDADDSGAEDDSDDPENA, encoded by the coding sequence GTGACCCCGCCCCTTCCCACCATCCTGGCACTGGACATCAGCAAGTCGCGCATCGGCTTCGCGGTGAATGCGGGGCGGCTGGCCTTCGGGCGGGGCAGTCTGGATCGCAGGCGGCTGCCGCTGGATCTCAAGGCGCTGCGGCAGAAGGTGGCCGAGACCGGCGCGACCGCCCTGCTGCTGGGCCTGCCCCTGCGCACCGACGGCGCCCCCAGCCCCGCCGCCGACCGCGTGCGCGCCTTCGCCAGAATCCTGCAGGAGCAGGGCTACACGGTGCTCTTCCAGGACGAGCGCTTCACCACCCGCCGCGCCCGCGACCTGGGCGCCGCCGATCTGGACGAGGCGGCGGCCGTGCAGATCCTGGAGCTGTACCTGCTGGGGCTGGCGCGGGTGGAGAACGATGCGGACGATAGCGGCGCGGAGGATGACTCCGACGATCCAGAGAACGCCTGA